The Petrocella atlantisensis genome has a window encoding:
- a CDS encoding IS91 family transposase, translated as MNSKSFKIKDIFSDRWDDFVALGYPLRPAILHNVSKIINCGDPSMGHALYFCDHCGKIKHVPFTCKSRFCNSCGAKYIQDRAASISSKLIQCEHRHIVFTIPKELRPFFRKDRSLLHLLFHASAATIHAWFYSINKSESFKPGFISTLHTFGRDLKWNPHIHMLITEGASGNKTVWRKIPHIPFTMLRKRWQTTLLDLLHRYLGDSFYKLKTSLFKTYPSGFYVYAKSNMLSNFVDSIKYIIRYTGRPAMAQSRILDYDGEFVTFFYNRHEDNEKVIEKIHVFDFFKRLIVHIPDEQFKMIRYYGLYAKKYKHSSKLFLLMTASKRKFFK; from the coding sequence ATGAACAGTAAATCTTTTAAGATAAAAGATATTTTTTCAGACCGTTGGGATGATTTTGTTGCTCTAGGTTATCCTCTACGTCCCGCTATTTTACATAATGTCAGTAAAATCATTAATTGTGGTGATCCTTCCATGGGTCATGCTCTTTATTTTTGTGACCATTGCGGCAAAATAAAGCATGTTCCATTTACTTGTAAAAGTCGTTTTTGTAATTCTTGTGGTGCCAAATACATTCAAGACAGAGCTGCTTCTATATCTTCCAAACTTATTCAGTGTGAACATCGTCATATTGTTTTTACCATCCCTAAAGAACTTCGCCCTTTTTTTCGCAAGGATCGTTCCTTACTTCATCTTCTTTTTCATGCTTCTGCTGCAACTATTCATGCTTGGTTTTACTCCATTAATAAATCTGAATCTTTCAAGCCTGGTTTTATCTCTACACTTCATACTTTTGGCCGTGACCTTAAATGGAATCCTCATATTCATATGCTTATTACTGAGGGTGCTTCTGGTAATAAAACTGTTTGGCGTAAAATACCTCACATCCCTTTCACTATGCTTCGTAAACGTTGGCAAACTACTTTACTTGACTTACTACATCGTTATCTAGGAGATTCTTTTTATAAACTTAAGACTTCCTTATTCAAAACTTATCCTTCTGGCTTTTATGTCTATGCTAAATCTAACATGCTTTCTAATTTTGTTGATTCAATTAAATATATTATTAGGTATACTGGCAGACCAGCTATGGCTCAGTCCAGAATTCTTGATTATGATGGTGAATTCGTAACTTTTTTTTATAATCGTCATGAAGATAATGAAAAAGTAATTGAAAAGATACATGTCTTTGATTTTTTTAAACGTCTAATAGTTCATATTCCTGATGAGCAGTTTAAAATGATTCGTTATTACGGGTTATATGCCAAAAAATATAAACATTCTTCTAAGCTATTTTTACTTATGACTGCATCTAAACGTAAATTTTTCAAATAA
- the pth gene encoding aminoacyl-tRNA hydrolase: MLFIIGLGNPGTKFNGTRHNIGFEVIERLAYDYHIKLDRKKHKAFVGQGVIKGEKVVLMKPQTYMNLSGEAIADVLGFYKETPDKIIIVYDDTSLDVGKLRIRERGSAGGHNGIKNIIAHMKTQEFIRIKVGVGEKPPGWDLADYVLSRFDELEIKTIQASIKMSADAVAMILDVGVEKAMNHYNSRKAGE; the protein is encoded by the coding sequence ATGCTGTTTATCATAGGTCTTGGTAACCCAGGAACAAAGTTTAATGGAACCCGTCATAATATTGGGTTTGAAGTTATAGAAAGATTAGCATATGATTATCATATAAAGTTAGACCGCAAAAAACACAAGGCTTTTGTTGGTCAAGGTGTCATTAAGGGTGAAAAAGTCGTATTGATGAAACCTCAAACCTATATGAATTTAAGTGGTGAAGCTATTGCTGATGTTCTTGGCTTTTATAAGGAAACACCGGATAAGATTATCATCGTTTATGATGATACCAGTCTAGATGTGGGAAAGCTAAGAATTCGGGAAAGAGGAAGTGCTGGCGGTCATAATGGTATCAAAAATATTATTGCCCATATGAAAACTCAGGAGTTCATTAGGATTAAAGTAGGGGTGGGCGAAAAACCACCGGGTTGGGATCTGGCTGATTATGTCCTTTCTAGATTTGATGAACTAGAAATAAAAACAATTCAAGCATCCATAAAAATGTCAGCAGATGCAGTAGCTATGATATTGGACGTCGGTGTAGAAAAAGCCATGAATCATTATAATAGTAGAAAAGCAGGTGAATAA
- a CDS encoding transglutaminase-like domain-containing protein, protein MKKVVFFIFSVIFLFLISETTTLASSTVDVDSSQVNNGIVRVKFNTGTTKKVKLLISKGEQRVQYNLSNSEAYIGFPLQLGDGTYTVGIYENTTDSKYRAVHTKSFYVTITDVKKVYLNSVQEISWRQDSQAVLLAGRLLQEATLKKQQSHKNTTVQLSEREKVNVLYNYVVNNISYDYNKIKTLNYNYLPNIDQTILDKSGICYDYSALLGAMLRSQGIPTKMAKGYTTWTSVYHAWNEVYLASENRWVVVDATYDAYMKRNNQLYAFEKDTTVYQKVKEL, encoded by the coding sequence ATGAAGAAGGTTGTATTTTTTATTTTTTCAGTGATCTTTCTCTTTCTCATATCTGAAACAACAACATTGGCCTCATCGACAGTAGATGTGGATTCAAGTCAAGTTAATAATGGTATAGTAAGGGTTAAATTTAATACAGGAACAACAAAAAAGGTGAAGCTGCTTATATCAAAAGGTGAGCAAAGGGTTCAATATAATCTGTCAAATAGTGAGGCTTATATCGGATTTCCGTTGCAACTCGGAGATGGCACTTATACCGTAGGAATTTATGAGAATACAACGGACAGCAAATACAGAGCAGTCCACACAAAAAGCTTTTATGTGACCATCACAGATGTGAAAAAAGTCTATTTAAACAGTGTTCAAGAAATCAGTTGGCGGCAAGACAGTCAAGCTGTTTTGCTTGCGGGAAGACTTCTACAAGAGGCAACCTTGAAAAAGCAACAAAGTCATAAAAATACGACGGTTCAATTATCAGAGCGAGAAAAGGTAAATGTGCTTTATAATTATGTCGTCAACAATATATCTTATGACTATAATAAAATAAAAACCTTGAACTATAATTATTTACCCAATATAGATCAAACAATACTTGACAAATCCGGTATATGTTATGATTATTCCGCTTTGCTAGGGGCTATGTTGAGAAGTCAAGGTATACCAACCAAAATGGCTAAGGGCTATACGACATGGACAAGTGTTTACCATGCTTGGAATGAAGTGTACTTGGCAAGTGAAAACCGATGGGTTGTCGTTGACGCTACATATGATGCTTATATGAAGAGAAACAATCAACTCTACGCGTTTGAAAAAGATACCACTGTGTATCAAAAAGTGAAAGAACTCTAG
- a CDS encoding adenylosuccinate synthase: MSAKIIIGAQWGDEGKAKIIDILSEEAEVVVRSQGGNNAGHTVVVGDEVYKFHLIPSGILYKGTKCIVANGVVIDPEGILEEIDHIHEKGISTDQLSISDRAHLVMPYHKILDGIKEDHRGDGDIGTTKKGIGPCYMDKAERSGIRVCDLYNEEVFKKKVRENVLIKNKIIKYVYDQEIQVDAEEIIETYLEYAKRLKKYVKDTTVEVFEALSKQQKVLFEGAQGTLLDIDLGTYPYVTSSHPVTGGVCVGSGIGPTAIDECIGVMKGYVTRVGKGPFPTELFDAVGDKIRDVGHEYGTTTGRPRRVGWFDAVIGKFAVRTSGLTSIALNKIDVMANVDVVKICVAYKKGDAVVKEFPASLEDLALCEPIYEELSGWGPIDHIRKYEDLPKEVKTYIQRCEELCGAKITMVGVGPDREQNIYIN, encoded by the coding sequence ATGTCTGCAAAAATAATTATCGGCGCACAATGGGGCGACGAAGGTAAGGCCAAGATCATTGACATATTATCAGAAGAGGCTGAGGTGGTCGTACGTTCCCAAGGTGGAAACAATGCCGGTCATACCGTAGTTGTTGGCGATGAGGTCTATAAGTTCCATCTTATACCTTCAGGAATACTGTATAAGGGTACAAAATGTATCGTAGCCAATGGTGTGGTCATAGATCCAGAAGGTATTTTAGAAGAAATTGACCATATTCATGAAAAAGGCATTTCAACAGATCAGTTGAGTATCAGTGACCGTGCACATTTGGTTATGCCTTACCATAAGATTTTAGATGGTATAAAGGAAGATCATAGGGGTGATGGTGACATTGGAACAACCAAAAAAGGTATTGGACCATGCTATATGGACAAAGCAGAACGTTCCGGTATAAGAGTCTGTGACTTATATAATGAAGAAGTTTTTAAAAAGAAGGTCCGAGAAAATGTTTTAATCAAGAACAAAATAATCAAATATGTCTACGATCAAGAGATTCAAGTAGATGCTGAAGAAATTATAGAGACTTACCTAGAGTATGCCAAAAGACTGAAAAAGTATGTAAAAGACACGACTGTTGAAGTTTTTGAAGCCCTTAGTAAGCAACAAAAAGTACTATTTGAAGGTGCTCAAGGTACATTGTTGGACATTGACCTTGGGACTTACCCTTATGTTACATCCTCTCATCCTGTAACCGGTGGTGTTTGTGTGGGATCAGGTATAGGACCTACTGCCATTGATGAATGTATCGGTGTTATGAAAGGCTACGTTACGCGAGTTGGAAAAGGGCCTTTCCCGACAGAATTATTTGATGCAGTAGGAGACAAGATTAGGGACGTAGGTCACGAGTATGGAACGACTACCGGTCGTCCAAGAAGAGTGGGCTGGTTTGATGCGGTTATCGGAAAATTCGCTGTTAGAACAAGTGGATTGACCAGTATAGCACTTAACAAAATAGATGTTATGGCTAATGTAGATGTTGTAAAAATCTGTGTAGCTTATAAAAAAGGCGATGCAGTTGTCAAAGAATTTCCTGCAAGTCTTGAAGATTTAGCTCTATGTGAGCCAATCTATGAAGAACTATCCGGTTGGGGTCCAATCGATCACATTAGAAAATACGAAGATTTGCCTAAAGAAGTGAAAACATATATTCAAAGATGTGAAGAACTTTGCGGTGCCAAGATCACCATGGTTGGTGTTGGACCGGATCGAGAACAAAACATATATATTAACTAA
- a CDS encoding class D sortase gives MRKHIGTLLIIIGIVIITVPLVGRYIANQRQEALMADFLEQSLMIEDTDSYDDLSASLEWGVQEENQEDLSESIEVTDPSSPIEVLEEENGTEGNLEEPVIIKQRPKAVAILEIDKIDIKLPVAEGVDLATLKFALGHMPKTAPLGSVGNAVVAGHRSHSFGTYFNRLDEVAVGDTIKVTTGGQTYTYEVYETLIVEPDDLSVLRGSSNHKVITLITCHPLYTSTHRLIVHGVIK, from the coding sequence TTGAGAAAGCATATTGGAACCTTACTCATTATTATTGGTATCGTGATTATAACGGTGCCACTTGTGGGAAGATACATAGCAAATCAAAGACAAGAAGCCCTAATGGCAGACTTTCTTGAGCAAAGTTTAATGATAGAAGATACAGATAGCTATGATGACCTAAGTGCATCATTAGAGTGGGGCGTACAAGAAGAGAATCAAGAGGACTTATCAGAATCAATTGAAGTTACAGACCCTTCATCCCCTATAGAAGTTTTAGAGGAAGAAAATGGTACAGAGGGTAATCTTGAGGAACCGGTTATCATAAAACAACGACCTAAGGCTGTGGCTATTCTTGAAATTGATAAAATAGACATAAAATTACCAGTTGCTGAGGGTGTCGATCTTGCGACCTTGAAATTTGCACTCGGACATATGCCAAAAACAGCTCCACTTGGCAGTGTGGGAAATGCCGTTGTTGCTGGGCATAGAAGCCATAGTTTTGGTACGTATTTTAACCGTTTGGATGAAGTGGCAGTTGGTGATACCATAAAAGTAACAACAGGTGGACAAACATATACCTATGAAGTGTATGAAACACTTATTGTTGAACCGGATGACTTATCAGTTTTAAGAGGCAGTAGTAATCACAAAGTGATTACGCTAATCACATGCCATCCCCTGTATACATCCACCCACCGTTTGATTGTTCATGGTGTTATAAAATAA